One part of the Sesamum indicum cultivar Zhongzhi No. 13 linkage group LG14, S_indicum_v1.0, whole genome shotgun sequence genome encodes these proteins:
- the LOC105176938 gene encoding phosphoenolpyruvate carboxylase — MASRNLEKMASIDAQLRLLVPGKVSEDDKLVEYDALLLDRFLDILQDLHGEDLRETVQECYELSAEYEGKHDPKKLDELGNVLTSLDPGDSIVVAKAFSHMLNLANLAEEVQIAYRRRNKRKKGDYTDENNATTESDIEETIKRLVVDLKKSPQEVFDALKNQTVDLVLTAHPTQSVRRSLLQKHARIRNCLAQLYAKDITPDDKQELDEALQREIQAAFRTDEIRRTPPTPQDEMRAGMSYFHETIWKGVPKFLRRVDTALKNIGINERIPYNAPLIQFSSWMGGDRDGNPRVTPEVTRDVCLLARMMAANLYYSQIEDLMFELSMWRCTDELRSRADELHRSSRRDAKHFIEFWKTIPPNEPYRVILGDVRDRLYQTRERARNLLSHGMSDISEEATYTNVEQFLEPLELCYRSLCACGDRPIADGSLLDFLRQVSTFGLSLVRLDIRQESDRHTDVLDAITRHLDIGSYRDWSKEQRQEWLLSELRGKRPLFGPDLPKTEEIADVLDTFHVLAELPSDCFGAYIISMATAPSDVLAVELLQRECHVKQPLRVVPLFEKLADLEAAPAAVARLFSIDWYKSRINGKQEVMIGYSDSGKDAGRLSAAWQLYKAQEELIKVAKEHGVKLTMFHGRGGTVGRGGGPTHLAILSQPPETIHGSLRVTVQGEVIEQSFGEEHLCFRTLQRFTAATLEHGMHPPVSPKPEWRALLDEIAVVATEEYRSIVFKEPRFVEYFRLASPELEYGRMNIGSRPSKRKPSGGIESLRAIPWIFAWTQTRFHLPVWLGFGGAFKYAIGKDIKNLKMLQEMYNEWPFFRVTIDLVEMVFAKGDPGIAALYDKLLVSEDLWSFGERLRANYEETKSLLLQIAGHKDLLEGDPYLKQRLRLRDSYITTLNVSQAYTLKRIRDPNYHVKLRPHISKEYMESKPAAELVKLNPTSEYAPGLEDTLILTMKGIAAGLQNTG, encoded by the exons ATGGCCTCGAGGAATTTGGAGAAGATGGCGTCCATTGATGCCCAGTTGAGGCTCCTGGTTCCTGGAAAAGTGTCTGAGGATGACAAGCTTGTTGAGTATGATGCCTTGCTTTTGGATCGATTTCTTGATATTCTTCAGGATTTGCATGGGGAGGATCTCAGGGAAACG GTGCAAGAATGTTACGAGCTTTCTGCAGAGTATGAAGGCAAACATGATCCTAAAAAGTTGGATGAGCTCGGAAATGTCTTGACTAGTTTGGATCCCGGTGATTCAATTGTTGTTGCAAAGGCTTTCTCGCACATGCTTAACTTGGCCAACTTGGCTGAGGAGGTCCAGATTGCTTACCGCCGTcgaaacaaaaggaaaaagggagATTATACTGACGAGAACAATGCGACTACTGAATCGGACATAGAAGAGACTATCAAGAGACTTGTTGTTGATCTGAAGAAGTCTCCTCAAGAAGTTTTTGATGCATTGAAGAATCAGACTGTGGATCTGGTCTTAACGGCTCATCCTACACAGTCTGTAAGAAGATCCTTGCTTCAGAAGCATGCAAG GATCCGGAATTGCTTAGCCCAGTTGTATGCGAAAGATATTACACCTGATGATAAACAGGAGCTTGATGAGGCTTTGCAAAGAGAG ATTCAAGCTGCTTTCCGAACTGATGAAATCCGAAGGACTCCCCCTACTCCCCAAGATGAAATGAGGGCAGGGATGAGTTATTTTCATGAAACAATCTGGAAAGGCGTACCAAAGTTTCTGCGCCGTGTTGATACAGCACTTAAGAATATTGGGATTAACGAACGTATTCCATATAATGCCCCTCTAATTCAGTTTTCTTCTTGGATGGGTGGAGACCGTGATG GCAATCCGAGGGTGACTCCCGAAGTCACAAGGGATGTATGCTTATTGGCCAGGATGATGGCGGCTAATTTGTACTACTCACAAATAGAGGATCTCATGTTTGAG TTGTCCATGTGGCGTTGCACCGACGAGCTTCGTTCTCGTGCTGATGAACTCCACAGATCTTCAAGGAGAGATGCAAAGCATTTCATAG AATTTTGGAAAACAATTCCACCAAACGAGCCCTATCGTGTCATTCTGGGTGATGTGAGGGATAGGCTCTATCAGACACGTGAGCGTGCTCGTAATTTATTATCTCATGGAATGTCTGACATCTCAGAAGAGGCAACTTACACCAATGTTGAGCAG TTCTTGGAACCTCTTGAGCTCTGTTACCGATCTCTTTGTGCTTGCGGGGACCGGCCAATAGCTGACGGTAGCCTTCTCGATTTTCTAAGGCAAGTTTCCACCTTTGGGCTGTCACTTGTGCGGCTTGACATAAGGCAAGAATCAGACAGGCACACAGATGTTCTAGATGCCATAACGAGACATTTGGATATAGGTTCATATAGGGACTGGTCGAAAGAGCAACGTCAGGAATGGCTCCTATCTGAGCTAAGGGGTAAACGTCCCCTCTTTGGACCCGATCTCCCGAAAACTGAAGAGATCGCTGATGTTCTGGACACGTTCCATGTCTTGGCCGAACTCCCTTCTGACTGCTTTGGTGCATACATCATTTCAATGGCGACAGCACCATCTGATGTCTTAGCAGTCGAGCTTCTACAACGTGAATGCCATGTGAAGCAGCCATTAAGAGTCGTTCCGCTCTTTGAGAAACTAGCTGATCTCGAGGCTGCCCCTGCTGCTGTTGCACGCCTTTTCTCGATCGATTGGTACAAAAGCCGGATCAACGGGAAGCAAGAAGTCATGATCGGGTACTCCGATTCTGGTAAAGATGCTGGTAGGCTGTCAGCAGCATGGCAATTGTACAAAGCTCAGGAGGAGCTTATCAAAGTTGCAAAGGAACATGGCGTGAAACTGACGATGTTCCACGGCCGAGGCGGAACTGTCGGAAGAGGAGGTGGCCCCACTCACTTGGCTATATTGTCTCAACCACCAGAAACTATCCATGGATCTCTCCGTGTTACAGTTCAGGGAGAAGTTATTGAACAATCATTCGGTGAGGAGCATTTGTGCTTCAGGACGCTCCAGCGTTTCACTGCTGCTACACTAGAACACGGAATGCATCCACCTGTCTCCCCCAAACCAGAATGGAGGGCACTGCTGGATGAAATTGCTGTTGTTGCCACCGAGGAGTACCGGTCGATTGTCTTCAAAGAACCCCGGTTTGTCGAGTATTTCCGCCTA GCCTCGCCGGAATTGGAATATGGTAGGATGAACATCGGCAGTCGTCCTTCAAAACGTAAACCTAGTGGCGGGATCGAATCACTAAGAGCCATTCCTTGGATCTTCGCCTGGACTCAGACCCGATTTCATCTCCCCGTTTGGCTAGGCTTTGGAGGAGCATTCAAATATGCCATAGGAAAAGATATCAAGAACCTGAAAATGCTGCAAGAAATGTATAATGAATGGCCTTTCTTCAGAGTCACGATTGACTTAGTCGAGATGGTTTTCGCCAAGGGAGACCCCGGCATTGCTGCATTGTATGACAAACTCCTAGTGTCGGAAGACTTGTGGTCGTTTGGCGAGCGATTGAGGGCCAACTATGAGGAAACCAAGAGTCTTCTGCTCCAG ATTGCCGGACACAAGGATCTCCTAGAAGGCGACCCCTACTTGAAGCAACGGCTCCGACTCCGTGACTCCTACATCACGACCTTGAACGTGAGCCAGGCGTATACTCTGAAGCGAATTCGCGACCCCAACTACCATGTAAAGCTGAGGCCCCACATTTCCAAGGAGTACATGGAATCGAAACCAGCTGCTGAACTTGTGAAGTTGAACCCCACGAGTGAATACGCCCCGGGACTCGAGGACACCCTCATTTTGACCATGAAGGGTATTGCTGCCGGCCTGCAGAACActggttaa
- the LOC105176939 gene encoding dol-P-Man:Man(6)GlcNAc(2)-PP-Dol alpha-1,2-mannosyltransferase, with product MALTTRQRRSSPMDLHTTSSPSPYSKLDKPESSSSGDGDRGLGWFLPLMSLGMLRYMSASSNIIHDCDEVFNYWEPLHFLLYKSGFQTWEYSSEFALRSYLYILFHNIVGWPASWWFGEEKVRVFYAVRIFLGILSVIADAALVVAISRKYGKRIASYTLAMLCLASGCFFASTSFLPSSFSMYAMSLSSALFLFEKPAAAVAVAATGVILGWPFSILAFIPVTIFSLLRRFKWAFLSGVVTSVTLLALSVIVDYFYYGKWTSSVLNLLIYNVLGGGESHLYGTEGPLFYLKNGFNNFNFCFILALLFVVILPIAKRKYVPELLVIVSPIYIWVAFMSLQPHKEERFLYPIYPLICVAASAVIESFPDLFRDKYDPNGSSLLVVIAKAVRPLVLGIILCASHSRTFSLINGYSAPLEIYKHLEHHDDAGEGSVLCVGSEWHRFPSSFLVPEYVGEVRWIDDGFRGLLPFPFNATLGGTSAAPSYFNNKNQASHQQYFQDLDKCTFLVELQLQRPYLSRGSDLKTWEVLAALPYLDRELSPPKYRSFFIPYLWQQKNVFGLYKLLRRIPNS from the exons ATGGCTCTAACAACAAGGCAGCGGCGCTCGTCGCCGATGGATCTCCACACGACGTCGTCTCCTTCGCCGTACTCCAAGCTGGACAAGCCGGAAAGTTCGAGTTCCGGCGACGGCGACCGGGGGTTGGGGTGGTTCCTGCCGTTGATGTCGCTGGGAATGCTGCGGTACATGAGCGCGTCATCGAACATTATACACGACTGCGATGAAGTCTTCAATTACTGGGAGCCTTTGCATTTCCTCCTCTACAAGTCCGGTTTCCAGACCTGGGAGTACAG CTCCGAGTTTGCACTGCGGTCATATCTATATATTCTTTTCCACAACATAGTTGGTTGGCCTGCTTCTTGGTGGTTTGGAGAAGAAAAG GTGAGAGTCTTCTATGCTGTGAGAATATTTCTTGGCATTCTCTCTGTCATTGCAGATGCTGCCCTCGTGGTAGCCATTTCCAGGAAGTATGGAAAACGTATCGCTTCATATACTCTGGCAATGCTATGCTTAGCCAGTGGTTGTTTTTTCGCTAGCACCA GTTTCCTACCAAGTTCGTTCTCTATGTATGCTATGTCTCTATCATCTGCACTGTTTCTTTTTGAGAAACCTGCAGCTGCTGTTGCAGTTGCAGCCACTGGAGTTATTCTCGGGTGGCCGTTCTCAATCTTAGCATTTATTCCAGTCACAATTTTCTCCCTACTTAGAAGGTTTAAGTGGGCATTTCTGTCTGGCGTGGTAACTTCCGTAACTCTCTTG GCACTATCAGTTATTGTTGACTACTTCTACTACGGAAAGTGGACATCATCTGTTCTCAATTTATTGATCTATAATGTATTAGGTGGTGGGGAGAGTCATCTGTATGGTACTGAGGGGCCATTGTTTTACCTGAAGAATGGCTTCAATAACTTCaacttttgtttcatccttgCTCTGCTTTTTGTTGTAATCCTTCCCATTGCAAAAAGAAAGTATGTTCCTGAACTGTTGGTGATCGTCTCACCCATCTATATCTGGGTAGCTTTTATGTCTTTGCAGCCGCACAAGGAAGAGAg ATTCCTTTATCCGATATATCCACTTATTTGTGTTGCTGCTTCAGCTGTCATTGAGAGCTTTCCTGATCTATTTAGGGATAAGTACGATCCGAATGGTTCTTCTTTGCTTGTTGTG ATAGCTAAAGCTGTACGACCGCTGGTTCTTGGAATCATTTTATGTGCTTCCCATTCTAGGACATTTTCATTGATCAATGGTTATTCAGCTCCGTTGGAGATATACAAGCATTTGGAACACCATGATGATGCAGGGGAAG GTTCCGTCCTTTGTGTTGGAAGTGAATGGCACCGGTTCCCATCATCTTTTCTTGTTCCTGAGTATGTGGGGGAGGTTAGGTGGATAGATGATGGGTTCCGAGGTCTTCTTCCATTTCCATTCAATGCAACACTGGGTGGAACATCTGCAGCTCCATCTTACTTCAACAACAAGAACCAAGCATCACATCAACAATAT TTCCAGGATCTAGATAAATGCACTTTCCTTGTAGAATTGCAGCTCCAAAGACCTTACCTTTCTCGTGGAAGTGACTTGAAAACATGGGAG GTATTGGCAGCATTACCTTATCTAGATCGGGAATTGTCACCTCCCAAGTACCGCTCGTTCTTTATTCCATACCTTTGGCAGCAGAAGAATGTGTTTGGCTTGTACAAACTACTTAGGAGAATACCAAACTCATAA
- the LOC105176940 gene encoding anther-specific protein LAT52-like yields the protein MAKAVALVSALCILAVSVVVVHAHKEKFYVEGDVYCDPCRVQFETELSYHIAGAMVRVECRDIETKKITFSMEGVTGSDGHYSIMVTGDHEKDICEVIPTRSPKNECSEPMGDYERAKVECTENSGLHNTIRYANPVGFMTPKVLPECAPILADLATFNEDSN from the exons ATGGCAAAGGCCGTCGCTCTCGTCTCCGCCCTTTGCATCCTCGCCGTCTCCGTCGTCGTCGTCCACGCCCACAAAGAAAAGTTTTATGTCGAGGGCGACGTTTACTGTGACCCTTGCCGCGTCCAGTTTGAGACCGAACTTTCATATCATATTGCTG GAGCGATGGTGCGAGTGGAATGCAGGGACATAGAGACGAAGAAGATCACATTCTCGATGGAAGGAGTGACCGGGAGCGATGGGCACTACAGCATAATGGTGACGGGGGATCACGAGAAGGACATCTGCGAGGTGATCCCGACGAGGAGCCCCAAGAACGAGTGCAGCGAGCCCATGGGCGACTACGAGAGGGCCAAGGTCGAGTGCACTGAGAATAGCGGTCTCCACAACACCATCCGCTACGCCAATCCCGTTGGCTTCATGACCCCTAAGGTCCTGCCCGAGTGCGCCCCAATTCTCGCCGACTTGGCTACTTTCAATGAAGATTCCAATTAA